From a region of the Gavia stellata isolate bGavSte3 chromosome 32, bGavSte3.hap2, whole genome shotgun sequence genome:
- the MICOS13 gene encoding MICOS complex subunit MIC13, with protein sequence MAVRLFPAVKFVIKGSLAGAAVYVAYDQGLLGSGTQAAEALKKAQAALPPAIQEWTSYIGWELPPTPKFDFSPSDSWNKGVQTVMSALSVAPTRACEYTVEGWKYLKDLVK encoded by the exons ATGGCCGTCAGGCTCTTCCCCGCCGTCAA GTTTGTCATCAAAGGAAGCCTGGCCGGAGCTGCTGTATACGTGGCGTATGATCAGGGGCTGCTGGGCAGTGGCACACAAGCTGCTGAAGCCCTGAAAAAAGCTCAAGCAGCACTGCCTCCAGCTATCCAAGAGTGGACAAGTTACATAGGCTGGGAG cTCCCACCCACTCCAAAATTTGACTTTTCCCCCTCTGATTCCTGGAATAAAG GAGTGCAGACAGTCATGTCTGCCTTGTCTGTAGCTCCCACCAGGGCCTGTGAATACACTGTGGAAGGCTGGAAGTATTTGAAGGATCTTGTCAAATGA